The proteins below are encoded in one region of Oncorhynchus kisutch isolate 150728-3 linkage group LG14, Okis_V2, whole genome shotgun sequence:
- the LOC109903394 gene encoding EF-hand calcium-binding domain-containing protein 1-like, protein MLKNSLIRQPTEEDPDEGIKDLVVITLKKMDHDSRLSYADFEKAVRDENLLLEAFGTCLHDAKSILAFEQHAFQYPLER, encoded by the exons ATGCTGAAGAACAGCCTGATCAGACAGCCCACAGAGGAGGACCCAGACGAGGGCATCAAAGACCTGGTGGTGATCACACTCAAGAAGATG GATCATGACAGCAGACTATCCTATGCAGACTTTGAAAAGGCAGTTAGAGATGAAAATCTATTGCTTGAGGCTTTTGGAACCTGCCTTCATGATGCCAAG AGCATATTGGCATTTGAGCAGCATGCATTCCAGTATCCACTTGAGCGCTAA